The following proteins are co-located in the Primulina tabacum isolate GXHZ01 chromosome 11, ASM2559414v2, whole genome shotgun sequence genome:
- the LOC142519706 gene encoding uncharacterized protein LOC142519706 — MEKSCTPYVGHQRRLNPAMKEVVKNEVLKLLIVGVIYAISESSWVSPVQVVPKKGYNQIAIASEDQEKTTFTCPYGTFAFRRMPFGLCNAPATFQRCMMSIFADMVGEIMKVFMDDFLGLEVDRAKVVVIKKLPPPKNIKGIRSFLGHAGFYRRFIRDFSKFTKPLCNLLEKESTFIFDDDLGAVLGQRREKMFREIYYASRTMEAAQQNYTTTEKEMLTVVFAFDKFRLYLIGTKDKKGSENQVADHLSRLEQEDKKEEGAIQETFPNEQLFERCADQVIRRCVEGIEAHQILEKCYSSPYAVDYVSKWVEAIATNTNDAHVVVKFVHKNIFTRFGTPRAILSDEGPFVVETVYPHGAIELRCSDGRTFKVNGQRVKEYYGTEVRNIDNISLAASSFKFLSKKSLSFQILSSKNPNSPTTQTSTPKTLHHLKASTPTSTHTHHQHPDAAVAAPPPLPPPLSVIYG; from the exons atggagaAGTCGTGTACTCCTTATGTGGGCCACCAGAGGAGGTTGAACCCAGCAATGAAAGAGGTCGTGAAAAACGAGGTACTGAAATTACTGATTGTTGGTGTAATTTATGCCATTTCTGAGAGTAGTTGGGTATCTCCTGTACAAGttgtgcctaaaaagg gttataaccaaaTTGCTATAGCGTCAGAAGATCAGGAGAAGACTACTTTCACGTGTCCTTATGGCACGTTTGCCTTTAGGAGAatgccttttgggctatgcaatgcgCCTGCTACTTTTCAAAGGTGCATGATGTCCATATTCGCAGACATGGTGGGGGAAATAATGAAAGTCTTCATGGACGACTTCTTg GGATTAGAGGTAGATAGAGCCAAAGTGGTTGTCATCAAAAAACTTCCCCCaccaaagaacatcaaaggAATAAGGAGCTTTCTAGGACACGcggggttttatcgtagatttattagagatttttctaAGTTTACTAAACCCCTGTGTAACTTGCTTGAAAAGGAGTCGACttttatatttgatgatgatt tgggCGCTGTATTAGGCCAAAGAAGGGAAAAGATGTTTAGAGAAATTTACTACGCAAGCCGCACAATGGAGGCtgcacagcaaaattacacTACGACCGAGAAGGAGATGCTTACAGTAGTATTTGCCTTCGACAAATTCAGACTTTATTTGATTGGCACAAAG GATAAAAAGGGTAGTGAGAATCAAGTAGCTGACCACTTGTCGAGGCTTGAGCAGGAGGATAAGAAAGAAGAGGGAGCTATACAAGAAACATTCCCGAATGAGCAACTCTTTGAG AGGTGTGCTGACCAAGTGATTAGGAGATGCGTGGAGGGTATCGAAGCACATCAAATTCTGGAGAAATGCTATTCTTCAccatatg ctgtgGATTATGTTTCGAAATGGGTAGAAGCAATCGCTACaaatactaatgatgctcatGTTGTAGTTAAATTCGTGCATAAgaacatcttcacaaggtttGGAACACCGAGAGCCATCTTAAGTGACGAAG GGCCATTTGTAGTGGAAACAGTATATCCTCATGGGGCTATCGAGCTGAGGTGCAGTGATGGACGAACTTTCAAAGTCAATGGACAGCGGGTTAAGGAGTACTATGGAACTGAAGTGAGGAATATTGACAATATTAGTCTGG CCGCCTCCTCCTTCAAATTCCTCTCCAAAAAATCACTCTCATTCCAAATCCTCTCCTCCAAAAATCCAAATTCACCCACAACACAAACCTCCACCCCCAAAACACTCCACCACCTCAAGGCATCCACTCCAACAAGCACTCACACCCACCACCAACACCCAGACGCCGCCGTCGCCGCTCCACCGCCTCTGCCGCCGCCGCTGAGTGTCATCTACGGTTAA